A window of Kyrpidia spormannii genomic DNA:
TTAGGCGAAGATCCCGGTCAATTTCACCTTCCTTTTTATGAAACGCCACTTGACCGCGGTCGTCAAGCCGACCCCTCGTTCACCCGCGGCGCTGATCCACGCCAAGTGGCGTCGAACTTTTCATTGACACCTCATTTTTGAATACGATAACGTACAATTACGGATGGGTGACTCTCCTCATGTCGTGCCATAAAGGTGATCTGAGTTGTGAAGATTCAGCCTATTCTGGCCCTGCTTGTGGTCGTCGCGGCCGTGATGGTAGCGGCCGGTGGACTGATTTCATTATATAAAACGGATCAAGCCACAGCCTTTCAAGGCATCCTCGATCTATACGGGCCGAACCTGGCTCCAACGAGGTTCCGTTCCTCTGAATGGGGAATGGGAGTTTTACTGGAAGCAATTGCTGACCCCGGCGGATTTTGAACCGGGCCATCTTTCCCTTGTACCCGCCTACATACAAGTACCCCGGACCTGGCAGGGGCAAAGGGCGAAGGGAGGGATCCCAGGATGAAGTCGAGTCCTTCGGTACTGGTCGTCGATGACGACCCGGAAGTCAGGGCACTGGTGGAGTTGTACCTCAACCGCCACGGTTACCGGAGGTTAAAAATAGATATACATTAACCTTGTTTCATGGTAATATATAGTCATGAAAGACACACAGTATCTTCCTATTGGGAAAGTGGCAAAGATGCTGGGACTGAGCGTGCAGACGATCCGTCGCTGGGAAAAGGCCGGGAAGATTCATTCCATTCGTTCGCCGGGGAACCACAGGCTGTTCGACATCGAGGAGGTGAAGCGGCTTTTGGGAAAAGCGGCCGGGGACCGGACGGCGATCTACGCCCGGGTATCTTCGGCCAAGCAAAAGGCGGACGGCAATCTCCAGCGGCAACGGGAACGGCTGGAGCGGTACGCGGAAGAACGCGGGTACGATGTGGTCCGGGTATTTTCCGAACAGGCGTCAGGAGTGAGCGACAACCGGAAACAACTGGCGGCCCTGCTCAAACTCGCCGAAGACGGGGAGATCGACCGGGTGCTGATCGAATACCCGGACAGGCTGGCCCGGTTCGGCTATCGGTATCTGGAGCGGTTTTTCGAGAGTCACGGGGTGACGGTCGAGTCCACCCACAAGACCGAGCCGAAGACATCCCAGCAGGAGCTGGTGGAGGATCTGTTGACGATCATCACCGTGTTTTCAGCCCGGATGTACGGCAAGCGGTCCCAGGAATTCCGTGACAAGGTCCAAAAAGTCATGAACGAGATGGGAGGTGAGGGCACTGGCCGCGGTCATCAAGACGATCCGGATCGGGATTCACAGGGAGGTCCATCGGTGTAAGACGGAGGCGTTGGAGAGAACCAAGGACATCTATAACCAGGTGATTGCGTTTTACATGGACTTTTTCGCCGCACATCTGAACGTGTTGGACGAGCCGGTCCAGGTTCGGAAGAAGGACGGGTCTATCAAAGAACGAACGCGCACCAACCAAGAACTGTTGACCTTCGCGGAGTTTCACACCCTGGCGACCAAAGCCCACCCGAACCCGGGGTGGCCGCTCGACGAACACGTTCCGGCGGCGGAGGGGATGCCGACGGAGTTGCGGCGGGCGGCGATCAACCGGGCTATTGGCAAGGTGCGGTCCTGGTGGAGTCACCTGAAAACTTGGGAGGAAACGGCACCGGACCAGCGCGGGCGGGAACCACGACCCGGCGCACCGAACGAACCGGTGACGTTTTATGCGGGGATGGTCGAGCACCCCGCGTATGACCTAAACCCGCAGAAGAAAAAGCGGCACACGTTCATCAGCCTGAAACTGCACACGGGGCAGAAGTGGGAAAAGGTGTCGCTGCCGGTTGTGGTTCACGCCCAGGCCGAATCGCTTCTCGCCGGGTCCGCCCTGGAGAAAGAGCGCATCGCTCGTGGAAGGAAACGTTCAAAGACGGCCCAGACCGGTTCCGGCGAAGAAAAAGGGGACCGGACATGGGTGGCGAAATCCCTGACGGTGTACGGGAAGCGGGACAAACGGTACCCGGGCGGGGTGCGGTATGCGCTGCACGTCCCGATGGAGAAATCCGTCGACAAACCCCGGAAGGCAGAGGAACAGCGCCAGGCAAACCCACAGATGCCGGTGGTCACGGTGGACCTGGGCGTGGGCAGGCTGGCGGTGATGGGAGCGTTCGTGGAAGGGCGGCTGGCGGCCACGAGGTTCGTGGACGGCCAGGCCCTCAACCATCGCCGGCACCGGCTGTTGACCGTCATTCACCGCAAGCGGAAACAAAGCGGACGGCTCCAGCCGGGCGTCCAGGACAACGCCGCGCTGTGGGACAAGATCCGGAACCTGGACGAGAATGCGGCCAAGCAGACGGCCGTAACCATTGTCCGGTTCGCGAGGGAGCACGGCGCAAGGGTGATCGTGTTCGAGCACCTGCGCCGGTACCGGCCGCCGAAAGAGAAGATGAGCCGGAGCGGTCGGAAGAACCACAAACGGGCGTACTGGTTGCGCGGACAGATCATGGAATGGGTCCGGGACCTGGCGTTTCGTGAGGGGATTCTGACGGTGGAGCGCAACCCGGCCTATACCTCCCAGGTCTGTCCGCACTGCAAGGTGCTCGGGGAACGCAACGGCTCACGGTTCACATGCAAGAACCCGAACCACCGGTACAGCGCGGACGCGGATTTTGTGGGGATGATGAACCTGTACAGGAAATGGACGAAGACATTCGTGTATCCCCGCAAAGGGGATGACCCAAAGCCAGAGGTTGCCTGAGGGCAAAATATCCCTCTGGTCTCGCGGGAGGCTAACCGCCTGGACGAGATGCCTTTCGTGATTGCCCGTGTGGTACGGGATGGCTCTGAGCTTCTTTCCTTGGGGACCGGTTTGCCGGACGCGGGAGGAAGCACACGCCGAGAAGCGCGCCCGCCCCAGGGGCGGCTCCCTTCCGGATGGAAGGAGACAAAGGTCAGGCCGACAGCGGTCGTCGGATAGGTTTGGATAGATATTCCGGCAACTGTTGATACCACGAGTACGGCGGAAGCGGGCCGCCATGCTGTGGACTTCTTGAAGTGGGAAAGTCCCGACCTCCTCATCCTCGACGTCGTGCTCCCGGATGTCAACGGCGTGGAGTTGTGCCGGGCCATCCGCCGGTATTCGGACGTACCTGTACTATTCCTCAGTTGGAAAGGCACTCCAGACGACATCATTGCCGGCCTCGACAAAGGCGGGGATGACTACGTGACCAAACCCTTCGACCCGATGGTCTTGGTGGCCCGGGTCAAAGCCCGGCTGCGGAGGGCGAAGGTTGAACGGGAAGAAACCCCACGGCCTCATACCTTATGCTTCGGAAATGTGGAAATCGACTTCCGCTCCTACACCGTCCGGGTCGACGGCCGACCTGTGGAGTTATTCACAAAAGAACGGCAGCTACTGTTTTTCTTGGCCCGGCATCCAGACCAAGTGTTTAGTCCGACCCAGCTCCATCACCACGTTTGGGGATGGGATGCGCCAAGCGACGAGCGGACGGTGCCGGTCCACATCAGCAACCTGCGGAAAAAAATCGAACCGGATCCCAGCCGCCCCATCTACATCCGGACCGTGCGAGGATTTGGATATCGATTTTCTCCACGGGAAGACAATGGCACGGGGTGCGAGAACCCTGCCACGAAATTGAAACAAAAATAGCCCGTTTGAGCCACGCCGGCCCAGGTGAGACTTGATACCATCGGACTTGGAAGATGTAGCCGGATCCTGAATTTGATGACGGAAAGGGTCGGTGACCGTGAAAAGATCGATTTCAAAACGTCCCAGGGTTCGTCGTGCGGCCCTGTGGTGGGCGGCTGGTTCTGTGGCTGCCACCGTCCTTGCGGGGTGTGGCGCCACCGCGGGCCCCGACAGCGGCACGGCGGCCCAGGGGCAGGGTGGAGCCGGGGGCCAGGCTGGAGTCATTCAAAACACTCCCCAGGCCCAGGACCTGCGCCAAGCCAACTGGCACATTCAACCGTACCAAGCGACCGATCAGGACGGAAAACCGTTTAACACCGATCAGATGAAAGGAAAGATCTGGTTAGCGGACGTCATTTACACCAACTGCCCCACCATGTGTCCGGTGATGACGCCGAACATGGCCCAGGTGCAGAAAAAATTAAAAGCGGCGGGAGCCTCGGCGGAAATTGTATCCTTCAGCTGCGACCCCGATACGGACAAACCCGAGGTCTTGAAAAAATACGCCGAACGCTACAACGCCGATTTAAAGATGTGGCATTTTGTGACGAGTCCAGGATTTGATATCACCAAGGATTTCGTGTTCAAAAGCTTCCATACATCTTTGACAAAAAATCCCCCGGAGGTATCCGGAG
This region includes:
- a CDS encoding IS607 family transposase, producing MKDTQYLPIGKVAKMLGLSVQTIRRWEKAGKIHSIRSPGNHRLFDIEEVKRLLGKAAGDRTAIYARVSSAKQKADGNLQRQRERLERYAEERGYDVVRVFSEQASGVSDNRKQLAALLKLAEDGEIDRVLIEYPDRLARFGYRYLERFFESHGVTVESTHKTEPKTSQQELVEDLLTIITVFSARMYGKRSQEFRDKVQKVMNEMGGEGTGRGHQDDPDRDSQGGPSV
- a CDS encoding transposase yields the protein MRALAAVIKTIRIGIHREVHRCKTEALERTKDIYNQVIAFYMDFFAAHLNVLDEPVQVRKKDGSIKERTRTNQELLTFAEFHTLATKAHPNPGWPLDEHVPAAEGMPTELRRAAINRAIGKVRSWWSHLKTWEETAPDQRGREPRPGAPNEPVTFYAGMVEHPAYDLNPQKKKRHTFISLKLHTGQKWEKVSLPVVVHAQAESLLAGSALEKERIARGRKRSKTAQTGSGEEKGDRTWVAKSLTVYGKRDKRYPGGVRYALHVPMEKSVDKPRKAEEQRQANPQMPVVTVDLGVGRLAVMGAFVEGRLAATRFVDGQALNHRRHRLLTVIHRKRKQSGRLQPGVQDNAALWDKIRNLDENAAKQTAVTIVRFAREHGARVIVFEHLRRYRPPKEKMSRSGRKNHKRAYWLRGQIMEWVRDLAFREGILTVERNPAYTSQVCPHCKVLGERNGSRFTCKNPNHRYSADADFVGMMNLYRKWTKTFVYPRKGDDPKPEVA
- a CDS encoding response regulator transcription factor, whose translation is MPATVDTTSTAEAGRHAVDFLKWESPDLLILDVVLPDVNGVELCRAIRRYSDVPVLFLSWKGTPDDIIAGLDKGGDDYVTKPFDPMVLVARVKARLRRAKVEREETPRPHTLCFGNVEIDFRSYTVRVDGRPVELFTKERQLLFFLARHPDQVFSPTQLHHHVWGWDAPSDERTVPVHISNLRKKIEPDPSRPIYIRTVRGFGYRFSPREDNGTGCENPATKLKQK
- a CDS encoding SCO family protein — translated: MKRSISKRPRVRRAALWWAAGSVAATVLAGCGATAGPDSGTAAQGQGGAGGQAGVIQNTPQAQDLRQANWHIQPYQATDQDGKPFNTDQMKGKIWLADVIYTNCPTMCPVMTPNMAQVQKKLKAAGASAEIVSFSCDPDTDKPEVLKKYAERYNADLKMWHFVTSPGFDITKDFVFKSFHTSLTKNPPEVSGGITMYNHTTQFFLINRNGQIVKMYDGMKPPIDQIVQDVKALE